The following are encoded together in the Miscanthus floridulus cultivar M001 unplaced genomic scaffold, ASM1932011v1 os_2213_2_3, whole genome shotgun sequence genome:
- the LOC136534703 gene encoding boron transporter 4-like — protein sequence MDLLRHPFKGVVTDIKGRATWYKHDWVAGLHSGFRILAPTMYIFFASALPVIAFGAQLSTATNGILTTVETLASTAICGIIHSILGGQPLLIVGVAEPTIIMYTYLYNFAKNQQALGEKLYLAWAGWVCIWTAIMLFLLAMFNASNVISRFTRVAGELFGMLITVLFLQEAIKGMIREFSVPEDADSSSPIYQFQWLYVNGLLGVIFSIGLLYTALRTRRARSWLYGIGWLRSFIADYGVPLMVIVWTALSYTLPGKVPSGVPRRLFSPLPWESGSQGHWTIARDLFSVPPAYILAAILPALMVAGLYFFDHSVASQLAQQKEYNLKKPSSYHYDILVLGIMVLLCGLLGIPPSNGVLPQSPMHTRSLAVLKRQLLSKKMVDTAKESLGRSATSLEIYGKMEEVFIEMDSEQNTDSVDKELKNFKDAVLQEFDEEGKLTREFDPRKHIEAHLPVRVNEQRLSNLLQSILVGGCVGAMPVIRMIPTSVLWGYFAYMAIDSLPGNQFWERIQLLFIAEGRRYKVLEGPHASFVESVVPKTITIFTIFQLVYLLICFGITWIPIAGILFPVPFFLMIIIRQYLLPKFFDPIVLRELDAAEYEELAGVPLEHNLEDEVSEVGSCPSRPDAEILDELTTNRGELKHRTSSLREERPIQVAPNAVQPSVFSVE from the exons ATGGATCTACTAAGGCATCCCTTCAAGGGAGTTGTCACTGATATCAAAGGAAGGGCCACTTGGTACAAGCATGATTGGGTTGCAGGACTCCACTCTGGCTTTAG GATATTGGCACCTACCATGTATATCTTctttgcctctgctcttcctgtCATTGCCTTCGGAGCACAACTGAGCACGGCAACAA atggtatactCACAACAGTTGAAACATTGGCATCGACTGCGATATGTGGCATCATACATTCAATTCTTGGAGGGCAGCCTTTATTGATTGTTGGAGTTGCCGAACCGACTATTATCATGTACACTtatctctacaactttgccaagaATCAGCAAGCTCTGGGTGAGAAGCTATATTTGGCGTGGGCTGGATG GGTCTGCATCTGGACTGCCATCATGTTGTTTCTTTTGGCAATGTTCAATGCTTCCAATGTTATTAGCAGATTTACAAGGGTTGCAGGAGAACTTTTTGGCATGTTAATCACTGTTCTGTTCTTGCAAGAAGCTATCAAG GGGATGATAAGGGAATTTAGTGTGCCCGAAGATGCTGACAGCAGTTCGCCAATATACCAATTCCAGTGGCTGTATGTCAATGGCCTACTCGGTGTCATATTTTCAATTGGCTTGCTGTATACTGCATTGAGGACCAGGCGGGCAAGGTCATGGCTATATGGCATAG GGTGGCTTAGAAGCTTTATAGCTGATTACGGCGTCCCGCTAATGGTGATTGTGTGGACAGCATTGTCGTATACACTTCCAGGCAAGGTGCCTTCAGGAGTCCCCAGGAGGCTTTTCTCTCCACTTCCCTGGGAGTCAGGTTCACAGGGACACTGGACCATAGCAAGG GATTTGTTTTCCGTCCCTCCAGCGTATATACTTGCAGCCATTCTGCCTGCTTTGATGGTTGCAGGACTTTACTTCTTTGATCATAGCGTAGCTTCACAGTTGGCACAGCAAAAGGAGTATAATTTGAAGAAGCCTTCTTCCTACCACTATGACATTTTGGTCCTTGGAATCATG GTCCTGCTCTGTGGTTTGCTTGGCATCCCTCCATCTAATGGAGTCCTTCCTCAGTCTCCCATGCACACAAGAAGTCTTGCTGTCCTTAAGAGGCAG TTGCTAAGCAAAAAGATGGTTGATACTGCCAAGGAGAGCTTAGGAAGAAGTGCTACCAGTTTGGAAATATATGGCAAGATGGAAGAAGTTTTCATTGAAATGGATAGCGAACAGAAC ACTGATTCTGTTGACAAGGAGTTGAAGAACTTTAAGGATGCTGTTCTGCAAGAATTCGATGAAGAAGGGAAATTGACAAGAGAGTTTGACCCTCGGAAACATATAGAAGCCCACTTGCCTGTTCGAGTAAATGAACAGAGATTGAGTAATCTGCTACAATCCATATTGGTTGGTGGTTGTGTTGGAGCTATGCCAGTCATCAGGATGATACCAACATCAGTTCTCTGGGGCTATTTTGCATACATGGCCATTGACAGTCTACCAGGGAATCAGTTCTGGGAGAGGATACAGCTTTTGTTCATTGCAGAAGGCCGACGCTACAA GGTTCTTGAAGGTCCCCATGCATCTTTTGTGGAGTCAGTGGTTCCCAAAACAATAACCATCTTCACGATCTTTCAGTTGGTTTACCTCCTAATATGCTTCGGCATAACATGGATACCGATAGCCGGGATCCTGTTCCCAGTGCCTTTCTTCCTTATGATTATCATCAGGCAGTATCTCCTCCCAAAATTTTTTGATCCCATCGTCTTGAGGGAACTCGATGCAGCTGAGTATGAAGAACTTGCTGGGGTCCCCCTTGAACACAATCTG GAAGATGAAGTATCTGAGGTAGGAAGCTGTCCTAGCCGTCCTGATGCAGAGATATTGGATGAACTCACAACCAATCGGGGAGAGCTAAAGCACAGAACTTCAAGCCTGCGTGAAGAAAGACCAATTCAG GTTGCCCCAAATGCGGTTCAGCCAAGTGTTTTTTCTGTAGAGTGA